One region of Pogoniulus pusillus isolate bPogPus1 chromosome 19, bPogPus1.pri, whole genome shotgun sequence genomic DNA includes:
- the ZMYM3 gene encoding zinc finger MYM-type protein 3 isoform X2 — MDSSEFSGSLDPLSLPDKPLIGDLPADVEFGEDLLGSQTASTQEASVLQPSNWNQSKQMSADGDLDVLVKADSLSDLSKSKDLVLDKPSVLDELEKADVLGDLDKTADLMELDKSEGQDVEDRLMDSSSFSREALVPETWKEGEDAPKNDSGGLKEDAAAIPAIPLSLGKVCESPHQPIPDFRNLRSALDTEEIAAKSSSPSMPPSQLSLKQTKKTRLKATRKSSSMQREGLTGEAEVELNPDNNAATLPPESREENQTEQGDDGGNNLHKGSSALKAQDASPPSVPVSDEDSDAMVDDPNDEDFVPFRTRRSTRMSLRSQVAQRAARSTLTKMTCANCRTPLQKGQTAYQRKGLPQLFCSSSCLTTFSKRPPGKKICTFCKKEIWNSKDSVVAQVGSGGSFHEFCTSVCLSLCEAQQHRPTPQSADSLDTNRCSVCHKPGEIQHEVSNGNVVHRICSDACFTKFRATKGLKTNCCDNCGLYIYNKGFPLEYLFHEGQQKRFCNSACLNSYKKKNTRVFPCVWCKTLCKNFDMLPNVDRSGRMGLFCSICCTTSHKVKQSGLVGPPRPCSFCRKSLSEPCYYNKTDRVVYQFCSPSCWTKFQRTSPEGGIHLNCHYCHNLFSGKPEILDWQDKVYQFCCKDCCDDFKRLRGVVSQCEHCKQEKLLHEKIRFSGVEKNFCSEGCVLLYKQDFTKNLGLCCITCTYCSQTCQRAVTEQLEGSTWDFCSEDCKSKYLLWYFKAARCHACKRQGKLLETIHWRGQIKHFCNQQCLLRFYNQQNQPNLDTQKGPESLLNSQTSDPKLPIPSQQKAEANMLLTKTSPAQMSLASAPAPPPAVPATPRKNKAAMCKPLMQNRGISCKIEVKSKGCQTEADWKPQVIVLPIPVPIFVPVPMHMYCQKVPVPFSMPVPVPVPMFLPTTLESTDKIVETIEELKVKIPSNPLEADILAMAEMIAEAEELDKASSDLCDLVSNQSAEGILEECDLFGPARDDVLAMAVKMANVLDEPGQDLEADFPKNPLDINPSVDFLFDCGLVGPDDVSTEQDLPRAVRKGQKRLVLSESCSRDSMSSQPSCTVLNYSYGVNAWKAWVQAKYAGGETSKGEELRFGPKPIRIKEDILACTAAELNYGLAQFVKEITRPNGERYEPDSIYYLCLGIQQYLLENNRMVNIFTDLYYLTFVQELNKSLSSWQPTILPNNTVFSRVEEEHLWECKQLGVYSPFVLLNTLMFFNTKFFGLQTAEEHMQLSFTNVVRQTRKCSTARGVTKVVSIRYCAPAKQKKGRDGGSGKRKREEEVPVLEQRENRMNPLRCPVKFYEFYLSKCPQSLRNRSDVFYLQPERSCIAESPLWYSVTPMERGVLESMLNRILAVRDIYEEHGRPGSLQDDMD; from the exons ATGGATTCCAGTGAATTTTCAGGATCTTTGGACCCCCTGTCCTTGCCTGACAAACCACTTATTGGTGATCTCCCTGCTGACGTGGAGTTTGGGGAAGATCTCCTGGGCTCCCAAACAGCTTCTACACAGGAAGCTTCAGTTCTTCAGCCCTCTAACTGGAATCAATCCAAGCAGATGAGTGCAGATGGGGACTTGGACGTTCTAGTGAAAGCAGACAGCCTGTCTGACCTAAGCAAATCAAAAGACCTCGTGCTAGACAAACCTAGTGTCTTGGATGAGCTTGAGAAAGCTGATGTCTTAGGTGACTTGGATAAAACTGCTGACTTGATGGAGCTAGATAAATCAGAGGGTCAGGATGTGGAGGATAGACTGATGgactcctcttctttctctagAGAAGCTCTTGTTCCAGAAACATGGAAAGAGGGGGAGGATGCACCAAAAAATGATTCTGGGGGCCTAaaagaagatgctgctgctaTTCCTGCTATTCCTTTGTCTCTTGGCAAAGTCTGTGAATCACCCCACCAGCCTATTCCTGACTTCAGGAACCTCCGTAGTGCCCTAGACACAGAAGAAATTGCAGCAAAATCCTCAAGTCCATCCATGCCCCCTTCCCAACTCAGTCTTAAACAGACAAAGAAGACACGGTTGAAGGCCACAAGGAAAAGCTCATCTATGCAGAGGGAAGGGCTGACAGGGGAAGCAGAGGTGGAACTGAACCCAGACAACAATGCTGCCACTTTGCCCCCTGAGTCCAGAGAGGAAAAccagacagagcaaggggatgATGGTGGCAACAACTTGCATAAAGGAAGCAGTGCGCTAAAAGCACAGGATGCCTCACCACCATCAG TCCCGGTGTCTGATGAGGACTCTGATGCCATGGTGGATGACCCCAATGACGAGGACTTTGTTCCCTTCCGCACACGGCGCTCGACCCGCATGTCCCTGCGCTCGCAGGTGGCCCAGCGCGCTGCCCGCTCCACCCTCACCAAGATGACCTGTGCCAACTGCCGGACCCCACTGCAGAAGGGCCAGACTGCCTACCAGCGTAAAGGGCTCCCTcagctcttctgctccagctcctgtctcaccaccttctcaAAGAGACCACCTGGCAAGAAGATCTGCACCTTCTGTAAAAA GGAGATCTGGAACTCCAAGGACTCTGTCGTTGCCCAGGTTGGTTCAGGTGGCTCTTTCCATGAATTCTGCACATCTGtctgcctctccctctgtgaagcccagcagcacagacccaCACCTCAGTCTGCAGATTCCTTGGACACCAACCGCTGCAGTGTCTGCCACAAACCTGGCGAG ATCCAGCATGAAGTCAGCAATGGAAATGTGGTTCACCGCATCTGCAGCGATGCCTGCTTCACCAAGTTCCGGGCCACCAAGGGGCTGAAAACCAACTGCTGTGACAACTGTGGACTTTATATCTACAACAAGGGCTTTCCCCTCGAGTACCTCTTCCACGAGGGCCAGCAAAAACGCTTCTGCAACTCTGCTTGTCTCAACAGCTACAAAAAG AAGAACACTCGAGTCTTCCCATGCGTGTGGTGCAAGACACTGTGCAAGAATTTCGACATGCTGCCCAATGTGGACCGAAGTGGCAGGATGGGCCTATTCTGCTCCATCTGCTGCACTACCTCCCACAAAGTGAAGCAGTCAGGCTTGGTTG GTCCCCCTAGaccctgcagcttctgcagaaaGAGTTTATCCGAACCCTGCTATTACAACAAGACAGACCGGGTTGTCtaccagttctgcagccctaGCTGCTGGACCAAATTCCAG CGCACCAGCCCGGAAGGTGGGATTCACCTCAACTGCCATTACTGCCACAACCTGTTCAGTGGGAAGCCGGAGATCCTAGATTGGCAG GACAAGGTGTATCAGTTCTGCTGCAAGGACTGCTGTGATGACTTCAAGCGGCTGCGTGGGGTGGTGTCTCAGTGTGAACACTgcaagcaggagaagctgctgcatgAGAAGATCCGCTTCTCTGGAGTGGAGAAGAACTTCTGCAGTGAAG GGTGTGTGCTTCTTTACAAACAGGATTTCACCAAGAACCTGGGCCTGTGCTGCATCACCTGCACCTACTGTTCTCAGACCTGCCAGCGGGCGGTCACCGAGCAGCTGGAGGGCAGCACCTGGGACTTCTGTAGTGAAGACTGCAAAAGCAAATACTTGCTCTGGTACTTCAAG GCAGCTCGGTGCCATGCCTGCAAGCGTCAGGGGAAGCTGCTGGAAACCATCCACTGGCGAGGGCAAATCAAACACTTCTGCAACCAGCAGTGTCTGCTGCGATTTTACAACCAACAGAACCAGCCCAACCTGGACACACAGAAGGGGCCCGAGAGCCTGCTGAACA GTCAGACTTCAGATCCAAAACTACCCATCCCTtcccagcagaaggcagaggctAATATG CTGTTGACaaagacctccccagcacagatgTCTCTGGCGTCAGCGCCTGCCCCACCGCCTGCGGTCCCGGCCACCCCGCGGAAGAACAAGGCTGCCATGTGTAAACCACTGATGCAGAACCGGGGCATCTCCTGCAAGATAGAAGTGAAGTCCAAAGGATGTCAGACGG AGGCTGACTGGAAGCCCCAGGTGATTGTGTTGCCAATTCCCGTCCCAATATTCGTGCCTGTGCCTATGCATATGTACTGCCAGAAAGTACCTGTGCCTTTCTCCATGCCTGTCCCG GTACCTGTGCCAATGTTCCTGCCCACCACGCTGGAGAGCACAGATAAGATTGTGGAGACCATTGAGGAGCTGAAGGTGAAGATCCCCTCCAATCCCTTGGAGGCTGACATCCTGGCCATGGCTGAGATGAttgcagaggctgaggaactGGACAAGGCATCCTCAGACCTGTGTG ACCTGGTGAGTAACCAGAGTGCAGAGGGTATCCTGGAGGAGTGTGATCTGTTTGGACCAGCACGGGACGATGTGTTGGCTATGGCTGTCAAGATGGCAAACGTCCTCGATGAGCCGGGCCAGGACTTGGAGGCTGACTTCCCTAAGA ACCCTCTAGACATCAACCCCAGTGTGGACTTCCTCTTTGATTGTGGACTCGTGGGACCAGATGATGTGTCCACAGAGCAAGATCTGCCTCGTGCTGTCCGGAAG GGGCAGAAGCGCCTGGTGCTGTCTGAAAGCTGCTCCCGGGACTCAatgagcagccagcccagctgcacgGTGCTCAACTACTCATACGGTGTGAATGCCTGGAAGGCCTGGGTACAAGCCAAGTATGCAGGAGGAGAGACCAGCAAGGGAGAGGAGCTGCGCTTCGGCC CCAAGCCCATAAGAATCAAGGAAGACATCTTGgcctgcactgcagctgagctcaaCTACGGCCTGGCACAGTTTGTCAAGGAGATAACACGGCCCAACGGGGAGCGCTATGAACCGGACAGCATCTATTACCTCTGCCTGGGTATCCAGCAG TACCTGCTGGAGAACAATCGTATGGTGAATATATTTACAGACCTTTACTACCTGACCTTCGTGCAGGAGCTGAACAAGTCCCTGAGCAGCTGGCAACCCACAATCCTGCCAAACA ACACAGTTTTCTCACGTGTTGAAGAGGAGCACCTTTGGGAGTGCAAGCAGCTGGGTGTTTACTCACCCTTCGTACTCCTCAACACCCTCATGTTCTTCAACACCAAGTTCTTTGGGCTGCAGACAGCGGAGGAGCACATGCAGCTTTCCTTCACCAACGTAGTGCGCCAGACCCGCAAGTGCAGCACGGCCCGCGGCGTGACCAAGGTGGTGAGCATCCGCTACTGTGCTCCTGCCAAGCAGAAGAAAGGCCGAG ATGGTGGCTCTGGGAAGCGGAAGCGTGAGGAGGAGGTTCCAGTACTGGAGCAACGGGAGAACAGGATGAACCCTCTGCGGTGCCCAGTCAAGTTCTATGAGTTTTATCTCTCCAAATG TCCCCAGAGCCTGCGGAACCGCAGTGATGTGTTCTACCTGCAGCCTGAGCGGTCGTGCATTGCTGAGTCACCACTGTGGTACTCAGTGACCCCGATGGAGCGAGGCGTGCTGGAGAGCATGCTGAACCGCATCCTGGCTGTCAGAGACATCTACGAGGAGCACGGCCGGCCAGGCAGCCTTCAGGACGACATGGactga